The following are encoded in a window of Streptomyces sp. Go-475 genomic DNA:
- a CDS encoding GNAT family N-acetyltransferase encodes MGVAIRTADEGDRDLVVRLLDEAFQDDPVSGWVFPGAEDRRAKHPGLMAAFTDVVLASGRIDLTEDGSACALWLSVPADEHGGDAEDDGPAQVRQAVDPDNERIEAIGRLTAAIHPSGRAHEYLWMIGVAPGRQGEGLGTALIESVLDRCDREGRPAYLEASNARSRKLYERLGFEAAGPVLDLPDGPAMWPMWREPRPHRAP; translated from the coding sequence ATGGGCGTGGCGATCCGGACGGCGGACGAGGGGGACCGGGACCTGGTCGTCCGGCTCCTCGACGAGGCGTTCCAGGACGACCCGGTGAGCGGCTGGGTCTTCCCCGGGGCGGAGGACCGCCGTGCCAAGCACCCCGGGCTCATGGCCGCCTTCACCGACGTGGTGCTCGCGTCGGGGCGCATCGACCTCACCGAGGACGGCTCGGCCTGCGCGCTGTGGCTGTCCGTACCGGCCGACGAGCACGGCGGCGATGCCGAGGACGACGGTCCCGCCCAGGTGCGACAGGCCGTGGATCCGGACAACGAGCGCATCGAGGCGATCGGCCGGCTGACGGCCGCGATCCACCCCTCCGGGCGCGCCCACGAGTACCTGTGGATGATCGGCGTGGCCCCGGGCCGCCAGGGCGAGGGACTCGGCACCGCGCTCATCGAGTCGGTCCTCGACCGCTGCGACCGCGAGGGACGGCCCGCGTATCTGGAGGCCAGCAACGCCCGCAGCCGCAAGCTGTACGAGCGCCTCGGCTTCGAAGCCGCCGGCCCGGTCCTCGACCTCCCCGACGGCCCGGCCATGTGGCCGATGTGGCGCGAGCCCCGCCCGCACCGGGCGCCCTGA
- a CDS encoding family 2 encapsulin nanocompartment cargo protein polyprenyl transferase produces MGESLTDVEFGTETTLPVPGGRRGTEPRRAAGAPERRGSIGTQQDGRPGPADGHEAVVLLQRARAEVDPVLRAAVGSLPGSMQRIARYHFGWEQADGTPAEGGSGKAIRPALVLAAAAALGGPEARAGAVRAAAAVELVHNFTLLHDDVMDRDALRRHRPTAWTVFGDADAILAGDTLQALALRLLAEDPHPASPAAAARLADCVVELCAGQHADTALERRGPGEVTLDEVLAMAEAKTGALLGSACAIGGLYAGAGEADVAALDAFGREAGLAFQLIDDVIGIWGDPSRTGKPVGADLAARKKSLPVVAACASGTPAAAELAELYARPHDKEDLDRIALAVERAGGRDWAQGQAADRMARAMQQLARAVPDPEAAGGLLALAEFVTRRSS; encoded by the coding sequence ATGGGTGAGTCCCTCACGGATGTCGAGTTCGGGACGGAGACGACGCTGCCCGTACCCGGCGGGCGGCGCGGCACCGAGCCCCGGCGTGCGGCCGGGGCACCGGAAAGGCGGGGGTCCATCGGGACACAGCAGGACGGCCGGCCGGGACCGGCCGACGGACACGAGGCGGTCGTGCTCCTGCAGCGGGCCCGTGCGGAGGTCGATCCGGTGCTGCGGGCCGCGGTCGGCTCGCTGCCCGGGTCGATGCAGCGGATCGCGCGCTACCACTTCGGCTGGGAACAGGCGGACGGCACCCCGGCCGAGGGCGGTTCGGGCAAGGCGATCCGTCCCGCGCTCGTCCTCGCCGCCGCGGCCGCCCTGGGCGGACCCGAGGCACGGGCGGGGGCGGTCCGGGCGGCCGCGGCGGTGGAGCTGGTCCACAACTTCACACTGCTGCACGACGACGTGATGGACCGGGACGCCCTCCGCCGCCACCGGCCCACCGCGTGGACGGTGTTCGGCGACGCCGACGCGATCCTCGCCGGGGACACCCTGCAGGCGCTGGCCCTGCGGCTGCTCGCCGAGGACCCGCATCCGGCGTCCCCGGCCGCCGCCGCCCGGCTCGCGGACTGCGTGGTCGAACTGTGCGCCGGACAGCACGCGGACACGGCCCTGGAGCGGCGCGGCCCCGGCGAGGTCACGCTGGACGAGGTCCTCGCCATGGCGGAGGCCAAGACCGGCGCGTTGCTGGGCAGCGCGTGCGCGATCGGCGGGCTGTACGCGGGCGCCGGGGAGGCGGACGTGGCGGCGCTGGACGCGTTCGGCCGGGAGGCCGGGCTCGCCTTCCAGCTCATCGACGACGTCATCGGCATATGGGGCGACCCGAGCCGCACCGGCAAGCCCGTCGGCGCGGACCTGGCCGCCCGCAAGAAGTCCCTGCCGGTCGTCGCGGCCTGCGCCTCCGGCACACCGGCGGCCGCCGAACTCGCCGAACTGTACGCCCGACCCCATGACAAGGAGGACCTGGACCGCATCGCCCTGGCCGTGGAGCGCGCGGGCGGACGTGACTGGGCCCAGGGCCAGGCGGCCGACCGGATGGCCCGGGCGATGCAGCAACTGGCGCGCGCCGTGCCGGACCCGGAGGCGGCGGGCGGTCTGCTGGCCCTCGCCGAGTTCGTGACGCGGCGCAGCAGTTGA